A region of Micromonospora sp. WMMD882 DNA encodes the following proteins:
- the ribD gene encoding bifunctional diaminohydroxyphosphoribosylaminopyrimidine deaminase/5-amino-6-(5-phosphoribosylamino)uracil reductase RibD produces the protein MAGVSTDEAMRRAIGLAARGLGTTSPNPVVGCVLLDPAGEIVGEGFHAYAGGPHAEIVALAQAGARARGGTAVVTLEPCDHTGRTGPCTEALVQAGVARVVVAVPDPDPVASGGAGTLRAAGVDVELGVRAAEAEAGNIAWLTAVRRGRPYVIWKYAATLDGRSAAVDGTSMWITSEPARIDVHALRGTVDAIVVGVGTVLADDPRLTVRNLRDGTLAIRQPLRVVVDSAGRTPADARVRDAAADTWIATAGEVGAGPDGRVDLPALLAALYRRGVRAVLLEGGPRLAGGFLAAGLVDRVVGYLAPRLLGDGPTALLDAGVRTIGEAVDLELVDVTQVGPDLRITALPRKREG, from the coding sequence ATGGCCGGAGTCTCCACCGACGAGGCGATGCGCCGGGCGATCGGGCTCGCCGCCCGGGGCCTGGGCACCACCAGCCCGAACCCGGTGGTCGGCTGCGTGCTCCTCGACCCGGCCGGCGAGATCGTCGGGGAGGGCTTCCACGCCTACGCCGGTGGCCCGCACGCCGAGATCGTCGCCCTGGCCCAGGCCGGCGCCCGGGCCCGGGGCGGCACCGCGGTGGTCACCCTGGAACCCTGCGACCACACCGGTCGCACCGGCCCCTGCACCGAGGCGCTCGTGCAGGCCGGCGTCGCCCGCGTGGTGGTCGCCGTGCCGGACCCCGACCCGGTCGCCTCGGGCGGCGCCGGCACGTTGCGCGCCGCCGGCGTCGACGTCGAGCTGGGGGTACGCGCGGCGGAGGCGGAGGCCGGCAACATCGCCTGGCTGACTGCGGTGCGCCGGGGCCGGCCGTACGTGATCTGGAAGTACGCCGCCACCCTCGACGGCCGCTCGGCCGCCGTCGACGGCACCAGCATGTGGATCACCTCGGAGCCGGCCCGGATCGACGTGCACGCGTTGCGTGGCACCGTCGACGCGATCGTGGTCGGGGTGGGCACCGTCCTCGCCGACGACCCCCGGCTGACCGTCCGCAACCTGCGCGACGGCACCCTGGCCATCCGGCAGCCGCTGCGGGTGGTGGTGGACAGCGCCGGGCGTACCCCGGCCGACGCCCGGGTCCGCGACGCCGCCGCCGACACCTGGATCGCCACCGCTGGCGAGGTCGGCGCCGGTCCGGACGGCCGGGTCGACCTGCCGGCGCTGCTCGCCGCGCTGTACCGGCGCGGGGTCCGGGCGGTCCTGCTGGAGGGCGGCCCCCGGCTCGCCGGCGGGTTCCTCGCCGCCGGCCTGGTCGACCGGGTGGTCGGCTACCTCGCGCCCCGGCTGCTCGGCGACGGGCCGACCGCCCTGCTCGACGCCGGGGTGCGCACCATCGGCGAGGCCGTCGACCTGGAGCTGGTCGACGTCACGCAGGTCGGCCCCGACCTGCGGATCACCGCGCTGCCCCGGAAGAGGGAGGGCTGA